The proteins below are encoded in one region of Scleropages formosus chromosome 19, fSclFor1.1, whole genome shotgun sequence:
- the rnf152 gene encoding E3 ubiquitin-protein ligase rnf152, translated as METLSQDSILECQICFNYYSPRRRPKLLDCRHTCCSVCLTQMRTSQKEIRCPWCRGVTKLPAGLSVSQLPDDPDIITVIAIPHASEHTPVFIRLPSNGCYMLPLPAAKERALLPGDLGCRLLPGGQQKGVAVVAMPEEPPLGTGLEGGVERRGGAARKGSTWSGVCTVVLVACVLLFLLGIVLHNMSCISKRFTVISCG; from the coding sequence ATGGAGACGCTCTCCCAAGACTCCATCTTGGAATGTCAGATATGCTTCAACTACTACAGCCCGCGGCGGAGGCCCAAACTGCTGGACTGTCGGCACACGTGCTGCTCAGTGTGCCTGACGCAGATGAGGACCAGCCAGAAAGAGATCCGCTGCCCCTGGTGCCGCGGTGTCACCAAGCTGCCCGCCGGCCTTTCTGTGTCCCAGCTCCCGGACGACCCCGACATCATCACCGTTATCGCCATCCCGCACGCCTCCGAGCACACGCCCGTCTTCATCCGCCTGCCCAGCAATGGCTGCTATATGTTGCCGCTGCCTGCGGCTAAAGAGCGGGCGCTGCTGCCGGGGGACTTGGGCTGCCGGCTGCTCCCTGGTGGGCAGCAGAAGGGTGTTGCTGTGGTAGCCATGCCCGAAGAGCCGCCCCTGGGAACAGGGCTGGAGGGCGGGGTGGAGAGGCGGGGAGGTGCAGCCCGAAAGGGTTCCACCTGGTCCGGAGTTTGCACCGTGGTGCTGGTGGCCTGCgtgctgctcttcctgttgGGCATCGTACTGCACAACATGTCCTGCATCTCGAAGCGATTCACCGTCATCTCCTGCGGCTGA